A stretch of the Vibrio sp. HB236076 genome encodes the following:
- a CDS encoding cold-shock protein, with product MPVGKVTSFSPNKGYGFIASNEDTYFFHQSDLPANCPVSEVKKGALFEFDDVPQPKGMAAKKLKYIEQEQALFFLPRFVVGRENRPKYGQVLSRIPIKSPFYRDPQDCRDDIIEGAKKIGCNGVLNLTVHRSTWFRGNYCYTMHWASGDLCLLAEQKYCQAHEKDEQDELIPEYTEEAEERAKALVKRYRLKRLRQRTPWVLLIVIALIMIGGI from the coding sequence ATGCCAGTTGGAAAAGTCACCTCATTTAGCCCAAATAAAGGATATGGGTTTATTGCGTCAAACGAAGATACCTACTTCTTTCACCAATCGGATTTACCGGCCAATTGCCCAGTGAGTGAAGTCAAAAAGGGCGCACTGTTTGAATTTGACGACGTTCCTCAACCCAAAGGAATGGCGGCCAAAAAACTCAAGTATATTGAACAAGAGCAGGCGTTATTTTTTCTTCCCCGCTTTGTCGTCGGCCGAGAAAATAGGCCCAAATACGGCCAAGTGCTATCGAGAATACCGATAAAAAGCCCTTTTTATCGCGATCCACAAGATTGCCGTGACGACATCATTGAAGGGGCAAAGAAAATTGGCTGCAATGGCGTTTTAAACTTAACCGTGCATCGATCCACTTGGTTTAGGGGCAATTATTGCTACACCATGCATTGGGCGAGCGGCGACTTGTGCTTACTGGCCGAGCAAAAATATTGCCAAGCCCACGAAAAAGACGAACAGGATGAATTAATCCCTGAATACACCGAAGAGGCCGAAGAGCGAGCAAAAGCCTTAGTTAAACGCTATCGCTTAAAACGTTTACGTCAGCGCACTCCGTGGGTCTTGCTGATTGTTATCGCTCTTATTATGATTGGGGGAATTTAA
- a CDS encoding DEAD/DEAH box helicase family protein, which produces MTVSSLISSTNLLTTGGDDPLLPQLRHAINHATEIEIAVSFIQPSGLDLLLPTLVEAIERHQTLGTALKLRILTSDYLHITHPIALRSLVALQGDGVEVKIFETPSKTSFHLKSYIFVKSAASEESGSSLFEGSAFIGSNNISRTALTDAYEWCLRFDYQPPEDSESARQFHRIREQFALLFEHECAKALTDEWIDEYLKRRTPPTLSLVGDSSLVDDEVYVPNAVQVDALAALNETRAQGYVRGLVVMGTGMGKTWLSAFDAKQINAKRVLFVAHREEILTQAFNTFAKLWPEKSAGYYNAKYKDSDKAMVFASVQSLGRSDHLRRFEPDAFDYIVVDEFHHASASTYLNILNYFEPRFLLGLTATPERTDQANILSLCHDNLVFERNLVHGIDDEILVPFEYHGIWDESVNYEEIPWRNGKFDPNALDAQLATVRRAKHVFSHWLSLKQSRTLAFCISTKHADYMAEQFNLHFADQGFRALSVHSHSPVRRNEALDLLDKGEVDVLFSVDLFNEGTDLPSIDTVLMVRPTESNIIFIQQLGRGLRRHANKSKLVVLDFIGNHRSFLNKGEILGIFSPSDLAGMGGRSVEKPQLGKGCVVNLDLRVVDFWQQLAKQLRFNSAEEFSHLASYLGHRPRAVEFYRAGYDFNKVNKQAGSWLNLVAEQTGDAALLALEQQHGDFFLSAVQKMSMTKCFKAILLEALIELDGFANPPTLEALAARSWQVLSRYPGLKKDLPEKMRLQAPDEAEWLKYWRSNPINAFIGGNSKSAESVWFVVQDGRFQANFAVEASLLSVFGEFTKELVDFQLAKYGDRDK; this is translated from the coding sequence ATGACGGTAAGCTCTTTAATCTCGAGTACGAATCTATTAACGACCGGCGGCGATGATCCACTACTGCCACAGTTGAGACACGCCATCAATCACGCGACGGAGATTGAGATCGCGGTGTCATTTATTCAACCTTCTGGGTTAGATTTACTGTTGCCCACGCTGGTCGAGGCGATTGAACGTCATCAAACACTCGGTACCGCGCTTAAGCTGCGAATCTTGACCTCGGATTATTTGCACATTACCCACCCGATTGCGCTGCGTTCGTTGGTGGCTTTGCAAGGTGATGGCGTCGAGGTGAAGATTTTTGAAACGCCGAGCAAAACGAGTTTTCATTTAAAGTCTTATATCTTTGTCAAAAGCGCGGCCTCTGAGGAGTCGGGTTCGTCGCTGTTTGAAGGCAGTGCGTTTATTGGCTCGAACAATATCAGCCGTACTGCCCTTACCGATGCCTATGAGTGGTGTTTGCGTTTTGATTATCAGCCACCTGAGGACAGTGAATCGGCCCGGCAGTTTCATCGTATCCGCGAGCAGTTTGCGTTGCTGTTTGAGCATGAGTGCGCGAAAGCTTTAACCGATGAGTGGATTGATGAGTACCTCAAGCGACGTACGCCCCCTACTTTGTCTCTGGTTGGTGATTCGTCTTTGGTTGATGATGAGGTGTATGTGCCGAATGCGGTGCAAGTCGATGCATTGGCCGCGTTAAATGAGACTCGAGCGCAAGGTTATGTTCGCGGTTTGGTGGTGATGGGTACGGGCATGGGTAAGACTTGGTTGTCGGCCTTTGATGCTAAACAGATAAACGCGAAGCGCGTGCTGTTTGTCGCCCATCGCGAGGAGATTTTAACTCAGGCGTTTAATACCTTTGCTAAGTTGTGGCCGGAAAAGTCCGCCGGTTACTACAATGCTAAGTATAAAGATTCAGACAAGGCGATGGTGTTTGCCTCGGTACAAAGTTTGGGCCGCAGCGATCATTTGCGCCGGTTCGAGCCCGATGCGTTTGATTACATTGTGGTTGATGAGTTTCACCATGCCAGCGCCAGTACCTACCTCAATATTCTTAATTATTTTGAACCGCGCTTTTTGTTGGGTTTGACGGCGACGCCAGAGCGGACCGATCAAGCGAATATTTTGTCGCTGTGTCATGACAATTTGGTGTTTGAGCGCAATTTAGTGCACGGCATTGATGATGAGATTTTGGTGCCGTTTGAGTATCACGGTATTTGGGATGAGTCGGTCAATTATGAAGAGATCCCGTGGCGCAATGGTAAGTTTGATCCCAATGCCTTAGATGCCCAGTTGGCGACGGTTCGCCGAGCAAAGCATGTGTTTTCTCATTGGCTATCGCTGAAGCAGTCGCGAACCTTGGCGTTTTGTATTTCGACTAAGCATGCCGATTATATGGCCGAGCAATTTAATCTGCATTTTGCTGATCAGGGTTTTCGGGCTTTGTCGGTACACAGTCATTCACCGGTGCGTCGTAATGAGGCATTGGATTTGCTCGATAAGGGTGAGGTGGATGTGTTGTTTTCGGTGGATTTGTTCAATGAAGGGACAGATTTGCCTTCGATTGATACGGTGTTGATGGTGCGCCCGACTGAGTCGAACATTATTTTTATTCAACAGCTTGGCCGGGGGTTACGCCGTCACGCCAATAAGTCGAAGTTGGTGGTGTTGGATTTTATTGGCAATCACCGTTCGTTTCTCAATAAGGGTGAGATTTTGGGTATCTTCTCCCCTTCTGATCTAGCGGGTATGGGTGGCCGTTCGGTTGAAAAACCGCAGCTTGGTAAGGGCTGCGTGGTTAATCTTGATTTGCGGGTGGTGGATTTTTGGCAGCAGTTGGCGAAGCAGCTTCGTTTTAACTCGGCGGAAGAGTTTTCTCATTTGGCCTCGTATTTGGGGCATCGCCCGCGTGCGGTGGAGTTTTATCGCGCTGGGTATGATTTTAACAAGGTGAATAAGCAAGCGGGCAGTTGGCTAAATTTGGTGGCTGAGCAAACGGGCGATGCGGCGTTGTTGGCACTTGAGCAGCAGCACGGGGATTTTTTCTTGTCTGCGGTGCAGAAGATGTCGATGACAAAATGTTTTAAGGCGATTTTGCTTGAGGCTTTGATTGAGTTAGATGGGTTTGCCAATCCGCCGACGCTTGAGGCGTTGGCGGCGCGCAGCTGGCAGGTGTTATCGCGCTACCCAGGTTTGAAGAAAGATTTGCCAGAGAAGATGCGTTTGCAAGCTCCCGATGAGGCCGAGTGGCTTAAGTATTGGCGTTCGAATCCGATTAATGCGTTTATCGGGGGTAATAGTAAGTCGGCGGAATCGGTTTGGTTTGTTGTGCAAGACGGTCGTTTTCAAGCGAACTTTGCGGTTGAGGCGTCGTTGTTGTCGGTGTTTGGCGAGTTTACCAAAGAGTTGGTGGATTTTCAGCTGGCGAAATATGGGGATCGTGATAAGTGA
- a CDS encoding DUF2813 domain-containing protein, whose translation MQLERIEIAGFRGIKRLSLSINALTTLLGENTWGKSSLLDALSLALPVEGELPQFSIRDFHLDYAQSQPQSQQLHIVLVFGSTDKQQERAVRYRKLAPLWVVHQHKKKIFYCLRAHRQGQQVTTEVDFLCAQGLPLPLTNKQALAKELMSLHPILRLKQSQQAFAGNPSQSSPALVRLEKRINNTCRRLLSTPGHVNKGEIRSSLSAMHSLIGHYFSFKASASSRSQDGLKDNLFYAASSTEPSLQRWISGQQDKQTQLLLMRLLNAYLQAKGKVKLRQCARPILIIEDPEGHLHPTQLARAWSLIQRLPVQKVLTTNSSDIVSWVPLGSIRRLVRKSDKTQSYHLNPEEFSQDELRKIGFHIRYHRTGALFARCWLLVEGETEVWLFNQFAQICHYNLAAEGVQIIEFAQSGLKSLIKVAQTLGIDWHVVTDGDMAGKKYAHSVRSRLLHEPERHHLSELPDLDIEHFLFHHGFEPFFKSLLRIPLDHPIPAKKVVNRALKKYAKPDLALAIVDYCEQYGTERIPLLIRWILKRVVTSARGRQ comes from the coding sequence ATGCAACTAGAACGCATCGAAATCGCAGGGTTTCGAGGAATAAAACGTTTGTCACTGAGCATTAATGCGTTAACCACCTTACTCGGTGAGAACACCTGGGGTAAATCATCCTTACTCGATGCCTTGAGTTTAGCATTACCGGTTGAAGGAGAGCTACCTCAATTTTCGATTCGCGATTTTCATCTCGATTACGCTCAGTCACAACCACAAAGTCAGCAATTGCATATTGTATTGGTGTTTGGTTCAACCGATAAGCAGCAAGAAAGAGCGGTGCGCTATCGCAAGTTAGCGCCCTTGTGGGTCGTTCACCAGCATAAGAAGAAGATTTTTTATTGTTTGCGAGCCCATCGTCAGGGTCAGCAAGTGACGACCGAGGTGGATTTTCTTTGTGCGCAGGGCTTGCCTTTGCCACTCACCAATAAACAGGCTTTAGCCAAGGAGTTGATGAGTCTGCATCCGATTTTGCGTCTTAAGCAATCTCAGCAGGCGTTTGCGGGAAATCCGTCGCAGTCGTCGCCGGCTTTGGTTCGCCTTGAGAAGCGGATCAATAATACCTGTCGTCGTTTGCTTTCCACACCGGGCCATGTCAATAAAGGCGAGATCCGCAGCAGTCTTTCCGCCATGCATTCGCTGATCGGCCATTATTTTTCGTTTAAGGCATCGGCCTCGAGCCGCTCACAAGATGGGTTGAAGGATAATTTGTTTTATGCCGCCAGTTCGACAGAGCCCTCGTTGCAGCGGTGGATTTCTGGTCAGCAAGATAAGCAAACTCAGTTGCTGTTAATGCGGCTTTTGAATGCGTATCTGCAGGCCAAAGGCAAGGTTAAGCTTCGTCAATGTGCCCGGCCGATTTTGATCATAGAAGATCCCGAGGGGCATTTGCACCCGACCCAGCTCGCAAGGGCCTGGAGTTTGATTCAGCGTTTGCCAGTGCAAAAGGTGTTGACCACCAACAGCAGTGACATTGTCAGTTGGGTGCCGCTTGGCTCAATTCGCCGGTTGGTGAGAAAATCGGATAAGACGCAAAGTTACCACTTAAACCCGGAGGAGTTTTCTCAAGATGAGCTGCGCAAAATTGGCTTTCACATTCGCTATCACCGCACTGGGGCCTTGTTTGCGCGCTGTTGGTTGTTGGTTGAAGGGGAAACCGAGGTATGGCTTTTTAATCAGTTTGCCCAGATTTGTCATTATAATTTAGCGGCAGAGGGCGTGCAGATTATTGAGTTTGCGCAGTCAGGGCTGAAGTCACTGATCAAGGTTGCTCAGACGCTGGGCATTGATTGGCACGTGGTGACCGATGGCGACATGGCTGGTAAGAAGTATGCCCATTCGGTGCGTTCGCGTTTGCTTCATGAACCAGAGCGGCATCATTTGTCGGAATTGCCCGATTTAGACATTGAGCATTTTTTGTTTCACCATGGTTTTGAGCCCTTTTTTAAGTCGCTATTGCGCATTCCGTTGGATCACCCTATCCCCGCTAAGAAAGTCGTTAATCGTGCGTTGAAAAAATACGCCAAGCCAGATTTGGCGTTGGCGATTGTCGATTATTGTGAGCAGTATGGCACCGAGCGGATTCCTTTGTTGATCCGTTGGATTTTAAAGCGGGTGGTGACCAGTGCCCGCGGCCGGCAGTGA
- the norR gene encoding nitric oxide reductase transcriptional regulator NorR, with the protein MHDWLSVQLLHQPMTPIQRWQALVDHIQHHLPCSAVGLLKCEGDQLKPLAVAGLVTSTLGRRFILAEHPRLAQIFASDDLVHFDADSPLPDPYDGALHHDDNPALPVHDCMGITLSLQGKRWGVLTFDSLQPGQFDRACQQKVPTLARFCEVLLQQTELEQEVTALRNYHQKLTDVAPSAVASSAELIGADPKLQTLLRELDIVAKTQLSVLLTGETGVGKELFAQRLHQMSPRSSQAMVHINCSALPESLVESELFGHVKGAFSGALSERKGRVEAANQGTLFLDEVGELPLATQAKLLRLIQSGEIQRVGSDRVKQVSVRIVAATNRDLRAMVEQGQFRADLYHRLAVYPIDIPPLRERGQDVLLLAGYFIERNRSPLGFRSLRLSLASEAFLLAHPWPGNVRQLEHAISRACLKALTQGADTQQIVTLEPSHFGADEQAVANVSSAVLVSTELAVEAPASAEPEKSVLPLKQAVALVQRRSIEQALAECGGNWAGAAKLLDIDASNLHKLAKRLGLK; encoded by the coding sequence ATGCATGATTGGCTCAGTGTTCAACTGTTGCATCAGCCCATGACGCCGATTCAGCGCTGGCAAGCGTTGGTGGATCACATTCAGCACCATTTGCCTTGCAGCGCCGTGGGGCTGTTAAAGTGCGAAGGGGATCAACTTAAACCCTTGGCGGTGGCCGGTCTGGTGACCAGTACTCTTGGCCGGCGTTTTATCCTGGCTGAGCACCCTCGATTGGCGCAAATTTTTGCCTCGGATGACTTAGTGCATTTTGATGCCGACAGTCCGCTGCCCGACCCTTATGATGGCGCGTTACACCATGATGATAACCCTGCCTTGCCGGTGCACGATTGTATGGGCATTACTTTGAGTTTACAGGGCAAGCGCTGGGGAGTTCTGACGTTTGATTCGTTACAGCCTGGGCAGTTTGATAGGGCATGTCAGCAAAAAGTCCCTACACTGGCCCGCTTTTGTGAGGTTTTGTTACAACAAACCGAGCTTGAGCAAGAGGTGACGGCCCTGCGCAATTATCATCAAAAGCTCACCGATGTGGCCCCGAGCGCTGTGGCGTCGAGCGCGGAGTTGATTGGCGCGGATCCCAAGTTGCAAACTCTGTTGCGCGAGCTTGATATTGTTGCCAAAACGCAACTTAGTGTGCTGTTAACCGGCGAAACCGGGGTTGGTAAGGAATTGTTTGCGCAGCGTTTACACCAGATGTCGCCACGTTCGTCTCAGGCGATGGTGCACATTAATTGTTCTGCCCTGCCTGAGAGTTTGGTGGAGAGTGAGTTGTTTGGTCACGTTAAGGGCGCGTTTTCCGGTGCGCTGAGTGAGCGTAAAGGGCGGGTTGAGGCGGCCAATCAGGGTACGTTATTTTTGGATGAGGTGGGCGAGTTGCCACTGGCTACGCAAGCGAAGTTATTGCGGTTAATTCAGAGCGGTGAAATTCAGCGCGTGGGCTCAGATCGGGTGAAGCAGGTGTCTGTGCGAATTGTTGCGGCGACCAATAGAGATCTGCGGGCCATGGTGGAGCAAGGTCAGTTTCGCGCTGATTTGTATCACCGTTTGGCGGTTTACCCTATTGATATTCCCCCGCTTCGTGAGCGCGGTCAGGATGTTTTGTTGTTGGCGGGCTATTTTATCGAGCGCAATCGCAGTCCGTTGGGGTTTCGTTCTTTGCGGCTTTCTTTGGCAAGTGAAGCGTTTTTGTTGGCGCATCCGTGGCCGGGGAATGTGCGTCAGTTGGAGCATGCGATCAGTCGCGCGTGTTTAAAAGCGCTCACGCAAGGGGCGGATACGCAGCAGATTGTGACGTTAGAGCCGAGCCATTTTGGCGCAGATGAGCAAGCGGTGGCAAATGTGAGTTCGGCGGTGTTGGTTTCTACTGAGTTAGCCGTTGAGGCGCCCGCTTCGGCTGAGCCAGAAAAATCAGTGTTGCCGTTAAAGCAGGCCGTGGCTCTTGTGCAGCGGCGCAGTATTGAGCAGGCTTTAGCCGAGTGTGGTGGCAATTGGGCCGGCGCGGCGAAGTTGTTAGACATTGATGCCAGTAATTTGCACAAATTGGCTAAGCGCTTGGGGTTAAAGTGA
- a CDS encoding bifunctional UDP-sugar hydrolase/5'-nucleotidase, giving the protein MTQAVLTLTIAHLNDTHSYFEPTHLPLTLNTPSGPIHPYVSVGGFARIASRVKALRAQASAKQQPFLLLHAGDCFQGTLYFTLFKGEANARLLNALNIDAMALGNHELDMGNTPVYHFLNRIHFPMLAGNWDLSREQAGKAHPLAAQRNLFAYDATERRAKVKIHDYQGQKVALFGLSIEKMHDIANPDADTDFADAIETARQTVAWLHQQGIRHIILLSHLGYERDIDLAQRVDGIGLIIGAHTHRLQGDFSELGLGKDDDYGRKINRTYIVQSGCHAQALGHCQISFDAEGQVVAFAGKNELLLGRSLCIEPSLTEPLAEQSYQQAKAILDQHPLTCWCPQDPEIKQLLAKHYQPHVTRWQQHVIAHNPSKKRHVRVPDQQGGSDIAPLVAQSFHHAMNALGKHVDFAIHNAGGTRTDLPAGAITSGDIAGRLLPFSIPVGCYDIDGDNLKALLEGAINNATNNGVQGTGGGSYPYVYGLSFDYHPSASAGQRIANLTIYQNGQWQVVEPQRTYTGSSTLYTMKGKEGYDAILKADNCQASELTMADCFIQFLQTKTNALQERASDRAIDAASDTHERECADNAPQKP; this is encoded by the coding sequence ATGACACAAGCTGTACTGACCTTAACCATTGCTCACCTCAATGACACCCATTCGTATTTTGAGCCTACCCATCTGCCACTGACTTTAAACACGCCGTCTGGGCCTATCCACCCTTATGTCAGCGTCGGTGGGTTTGCTCGCATTGCCAGCCGCGTGAAAGCGCTACGCGCACAAGCGAGCGCCAAACAGCAGCCGTTTTTATTGCTCCACGCCGGAGACTGCTTTCAAGGCACCTTGTACTTCACCTTGTTTAAAGGCGAAGCTAACGCCCGACTACTCAATGCGCTCAACATCGACGCGATGGCGCTTGGCAATCACGAACTCGACATGGGCAACACGCCGGTCTACCACTTTCTAAACCGCATCCATTTTCCGATGCTGGCCGGTAACTGGGACCTATCGCGTGAACAAGCAGGCAAAGCACACCCGCTGGCAGCGCAACGCAACTTGTTCGCCTATGACGCGACCGAGCGCAGAGCTAAGGTCAAAATACACGACTACCAAGGGCAAAAGGTGGCCTTGTTTGGCCTGTCGATCGAAAAAATGCACGACATCGCCAACCCCGATGCCGACACCGACTTTGCCGATGCCATCGAGACGGCGCGTCAAACCGTCGCGTGGTTACACCAACAAGGGATCCGCCATATTATTTTACTCAGCCACCTGGGTTACGAGCGCGACATCGATTTAGCACAACGCGTCGACGGCATTGGGCTGATCATTGGCGCCCACACCCACCGCTTACAGGGTGACTTTAGCGAACTCGGGCTTGGCAAAGACGACGATTACGGCCGTAAAATCAACCGCACTTACATAGTGCAATCTGGCTGCCACGCCCAAGCCCTGGGCCACTGCCAAATCAGCTTTGACGCCGAAGGCCAAGTGGTGGCATTTGCTGGGAAAAACGAATTATTGCTCGGGCGCAGCCTGTGTATTGAGCCAAGCTTAACCGAGCCATTAGCCGAACAAAGCTACCAACAAGCCAAAGCGATTTTAGACCAGCATCCCCTGACGTGTTGGTGCCCGCAAGACCCAGAGATCAAACAACTACTGGCCAAGCACTATCAGCCACATGTCACTCGTTGGCAACAACATGTGATCGCCCACAATCCGAGTAAAAAACGCCACGTTCGAGTGCCAGACCAACAAGGCGGCAGTGATATTGCACCGCTGGTGGCACAGTCTTTTCACCATGCGATGAACGCACTGGGCAAGCACGTCGATTTTGCCATTCACAATGCGGGGGGCACCCGTACCGACTTGCCGGCTGGGGCGATCACCAGTGGCGATATTGCTGGCCGCTTACTGCCATTTTCTATCCCGGTGGGGTGTTATGACATTGACGGCGATAACCTAAAGGCGCTACTTGAAGGGGCGATTAACAATGCCACCAACAACGGCGTACAAGGAACCGGTGGGGGCAGCTACCCTTATGTCTATGGGCTGAGCTTTGACTACCACCCTAGCGCCAGTGCCGGGCAGCGCATTGCCAATTTAACCATCTACCAAAATGGCCAATGGCAAGTGGTAGAGCCACAGCGCACCTACACAGGCAGCTCAACGCTCTACACCATGAAAGGCAAAGAAGGTTATGATGCAATTTTAAAGGCCGACAATTGTCAGGCAAGTGAGTTGACTATGGCCGATTGCTTTATACAATTTTTGCAAACGAAGACCAACGCCTTGCAGGAGCGGGCAAGTGATCGCGCAATCGATGCCGCCAGTGACACCCATGAGCGCGAGTGTGCCGATAACGCGCCGCAAAAGCCGTGA
- a CDS encoding bifunctional 2-polyprenyl-6-hydroxyphenol methylase/3-demethylubiquinol 3-O-methyltransferase UbiG yields MRPLYDAFLPHLPKSAHILDAGCGSGRDSLYFAKLGHQVVAFDASAELVKLAKQHTGLEVACETFLSFQSSIAFEGIWACASLLHVEHQDLAKTMRHLSSLLADGGVFYCSFKYGEGQVERDGRVFTNLTESTLASLLTETSLSVKQTWVTADQRPGRQDEQWLNALLIKQGV; encoded by the coding sequence ATGCGCCCTTTGTATGACGCCTTTCTCCCCCACTTACCCAAGTCGGCCCACATCCTTGATGCCGGTTGTGGCTCTGGGCGAGACAGTCTGTATTTTGCCAAGCTTGGTCATCAGGTAGTGGCATTTGATGCCAGTGCAGAACTGGTCAAATTAGCCAAGCAGCACACTGGGTTAGAGGTAGCGTGCGAGACGTTTTTGTCGTTTCAAAGTTCTATCGCCTTTGAGGGGATTTGGGCTTGCGCTTCTTTATTGCACGTTGAACATCAGGATTTGGCCAAGACCATGCGCCATTTAAGTTCGCTCCTGGCCGATGGCGGTGTGTTTTACTGCTCGTTTAAATACGGTGAGGGGCAAGTTGAGCGCGATGGCCGTGTGTTTACCAATCTGACCGAAAGCACGTTAGCATCGTTACTCACCGAGACCTCCCTGAGCGTCAAACAGACTTGGGTCACTGCCGATCAAAGGCCAGGTCGCCAAGATGAACAGTGGCTCAATGCCCTGCTGATCAAGCAAGGTGTTTAA
- the hmpA gene encoding NO-inducible flavohemoprotein, whose protein sequence is MNEQQKALVRATVPVLREHGVALTTHFYQRMLSHNPELKHIFNQAHQHSGRQQQALASAVLAYAENIDDPSVLLPVVDKIAHKHTSLGIRAEQYSIVGKHLLASIQEVLGEAATPELVSAWAEAYQSLADLFIGVESKLYQHSIQDELGWTGWRPFKVIKKVAESEEITSFYLAPTDNGPLPQFLAGQYISVRIWLEEQRIYQPRQYSLSQAPGHDALRISVKKEPGRDAHHQGVVSHWLHQNIEEGAILDVSAPFGEFTLDKSTARPIVLLSGGVGITPMMAMAEEAMRKPELASNVAFLHCTRNAKVHAFKPTTDAWAKQGMEVRYFYDSDRKGEQQSAPIDLKDTLQAKFHDADVYLCGPTGFIKHYTEQLFAMGWPTERIHREAF, encoded by the coding sequence ATGAATGAACAACAAAAAGCCTTAGTCCGTGCCACTGTCCCTGTCTTACGCGAACACGGCGTTGCCCTCACGACCCACTTTTATCAGCGCATGTTAAGCCACAACCCAGAGCTCAAACACATCTTCAACCAAGCGCACCAACACTCAGGCCGCCAACAACAAGCCTTAGCGTCTGCCGTATTAGCCTACGCAGAAAACATCGACGACCCTTCGGTATTATTACCCGTGGTGGATAAAATTGCTCACAAGCACACCAGTTTAGGCATCCGAGCAGAACAATACAGTATTGTCGGTAAACACCTGTTGGCCTCGATTCAAGAAGTGCTTGGAGAAGCGGCCACACCCGAACTCGTCTCCGCCTGGGCCGAGGCTTATCAATCGCTGGCAGATTTATTTATTGGTGTCGAATCCAAACTCTACCAACACTCCATCCAAGACGAGTTAGGTTGGACCGGTTGGCGACCGTTTAAAGTGATCAAAAAAGTCGCTGAAAGTGAAGAAATCACCTCGTTTTACCTCGCGCCGACCGACAACGGCCCCTTGCCACAATTCCTCGCCGGGCAGTACATCAGTGTGCGCATTTGGCTAGAAGAGCAACGTATTTACCAACCGCGCCAATACAGCTTATCTCAAGCACCAGGCCACGATGCTTTGCGTATCTCGGTCAAAAAAGAGCCCGGACGCGATGCCCATCACCAAGGGGTTGTCTCTCATTGGTTACACCAAAACATCGAAGAAGGGGCGATATTGGATGTCTCAGCGCCCTTTGGTGAATTCACGTTGGATAAAAGCACCGCAAGACCGATCGTCTTGTTAAGTGGCGGCGTCGGGATCACCCCAATGATGGCGATGGCAGAAGAGGCGATGCGCAAGCCCGAACTCGCCTCAAACGTGGCTTTTCTTCACTGTACCCGCAACGCCAAAGTTCACGCATTCAAACCGACAACCGATGCGTGGGCCAAGCAGGGGATGGAGGTGCGCTATTTTTATGACTCAGACCGCAAGGGCGAGCAACAGAGCGCCCCAATCGATCTTAAAGACACTTTGCAAGCGAAGTTTCACGATGCCGACGTTTACCTCTGCGGCCCGACGGGCTTTATCAAACACTACACCGAGCAGTTATTCGCCATGGGATGGCCAACCGAACGCATACACCGCGAAGCGTTTTAA